From the Candidatus Palauibacter polyketidifaciens genome, one window contains:
- a CDS encoding DUF481 domain-containing protein produces the protein MTSFARMEVRWGATRGIMLLLVAAAAAAPVASLQEELQEELPEEAETVWSYNAELSLLFTSGNSTVRTFGLGGGARREWGGGELSLSAGGLRTESGTTRRIAVGTPDHFTVTSDSDPEPTAENYFARGEFERSFSDQVHLTAGAGWERNTFAGYESKLSLVGGIGNTWIDNERTRLKSDYGITLTSQNDVVVDADRSSTFGGIRVSTNFRRQLTETANLESTLTLDENLTDASDLRADLANSLAVDINSSLAVKTGLRLAWDNVPALTRAPLEEPAGTPTGETVLVPRHKLDSTLTIALVANF, from the coding sequence ATGACGTCGTTCGCGAGGATGGAGGTGAGGTGGGGGGCCACCCGCGGGATCATGCTTCTCCTGGTCGCCGCGGCGGCTGCGGCGCCCGTCGCGTCGCTGCAGGAAGAACTCCAGGAAGAGCTGCCGGAAGAGGCGGAGACCGTCTGGTCCTACAACGCTGAACTGAGCCTGCTCTTCACCTCGGGGAACTCCACGGTGCGCACGTTCGGCCTCGGCGGCGGCGCCCGGCGCGAGTGGGGCGGGGGAGAACTGTCGCTGAGCGCGGGAGGTCTCCGAACCGAATCCGGCACGACCCGGCGCATCGCCGTGGGAACTCCGGACCACTTCACCGTCACGAGCGACTCCGATCCGGAGCCGACGGCCGAGAACTACTTCGCGCGGGGCGAATTCGAGCGCTCATTCTCGGATCAGGTCCACCTCACGGCCGGCGCCGGCTGGGAGCGGAACACCTTCGCCGGGTACGAGAGCAAGCTCTCCTTGGTGGGCGGCATCGGTAACACGTGGATCGACAACGAGAGGACACGGCTCAAGAGCGACTACGGGATCACGCTCACCTCCCAGAACGATGTCGTCGTCGACGCGGACAGGAGTTCGACGTTCGGCGGCATCCGGGTCTCCACCAACTTCCGGCGCCAGTTGACGGAGACGGCCAACCTCGAGAGCACGCTGACGCTGGACGAGAACCTCACGGACGCCTCGGACCTCCGCGCCGACCTCGCGAACTCCCTCGCGGTCGACATCAACAGTTCGCTGGCCGTGAAAACGGGCCTGCGGCTCGCGTGGGACAATGTGCCGGCGCTGACGCGCGCACCGCTGGAAGAGCCCGCGGGGACTCCGACCGGGGAGACGGTCCTCGTCCCGCGCCACAAGCTCGACTCCACGCTGACGATCGCGCTCGTCGCCAACTTCTAG
- a CDS encoding amidohydrolase — protein sequence MSISARYRTERGHLSGRRLLASAFWVLFPLPLTAAQDAQVAAIDARSDHYGSVARQIWEWAEVGYQEEKSSELLKGELEAAGFSIESGVADMPTAFVASYGSGGPIIGILAEYDALPGISQDAVPVRSPIIIGGAGHACGHHLFGAGSVAAAIAVKEWLEETGHEGTIRLYGTPAEEGGAGKVYMVRAGLFEDVDVALHWHPGARNSARVGRSLANKSAKFRFRGYSAHAAGAPERGRSALDGVEAMNHMVNLMREHVPQETRIHYVITQGGFAPNVVPDFAEVYYYVRHPDAPTVLRLFERVARAAEGAAMGTGTGMEYEVIHGLYDLVPNVALGKVMDANLRKVGGVEYTEAERAFAMKIQDSFVGGSAWPLGSEAEIEEFGVDPAGGGSTDVGDVSWVVPTTGLSTATWVPGTSAHSWQAVAAGGTDIGTKGMIVAAKTLALTTIELFQSPDVIAAAWEELRAHRGADFEYSALLGDRPPPLDYRR from the coding sequence ATGTCCATATCAGCCAGGTACCGCACCGAAAGAGGGCATCTCTCCGGCCGCCGACTCCTCGCCAGCGCCTTCTGGGTCCTGTTCCCGCTTCCCCTCACGGCGGCTCAGGACGCGCAGGTCGCGGCGATCGACGCGCGTAGCGACCACTACGGGAGCGTGGCGCGCCAGATCTGGGAGTGGGCCGAGGTCGGCTATCAGGAGGAGAAGAGTTCCGAGCTGCTGAAGGGTGAACTCGAGGCGGCGGGGTTCTCGATCGAATCGGGGGTCGCCGACATGCCCACGGCGTTCGTGGCGAGCTACGGCTCCGGCGGCCCGATCATCGGGATCCTGGCCGAATACGACGCCCTGCCGGGCATCTCGCAGGACGCCGTCCCCGTGCGCTCGCCCATCATCATCGGCGGCGCGGGCCACGCGTGCGGGCACCACCTGTTCGGCGCGGGCTCCGTGGCGGCCGCCATTGCGGTGAAGGAATGGCTGGAAGAGACGGGACACGAGGGGACGATCCGGCTCTACGGGACGCCCGCCGAAGAGGGGGGGGCGGGGAAAGTGTACATGGTGCGCGCGGGCCTGTTCGAAGACGTGGACGTGGCGCTGCACTGGCATCCCGGCGCGCGGAACAGCGCGAGGGTGGGGCGTTCGCTGGCCAACAAGTCCGCCAAGTTCCGCTTCCGGGGTTATTCCGCGCACGCGGCGGGCGCGCCGGAGCGGGGACGGAGCGCGCTCGACGGGGTCGAGGCGATGAATCACATGGTGAACCTCATGCGCGAGCACGTCCCGCAGGAGACGCGCATCCACTACGTGATCACGCAGGGCGGTTTCGCGCCCAACGTCGTGCCGGACTTCGCGGAGGTCTACTACTACGTGCGGCACCCCGACGCCCCCACCGTGCTGAGGCTGTTCGAGCGCGTGGCGCGCGCGGCCGAGGGTGCGGCGATGGGTACCGGGACCGGGATGGAGTACGAGGTCATCCACGGGCTGTACGACCTCGTGCCCAACGTCGCCCTCGGAAAGGTGATGGACGCCAACCTGCGCAAGGTCGGGGGCGTGGAGTACACGGAGGCCGAGCGGGCCTTCGCCATGAAGATCCAGGACTCGTTCGTGGGCGGCTCGGCCTGGCCGCTGGGCTCCGAGGCCGAGATCGAGGAGTTCGGGGTCGACCCCGCGGGCGGCGGATCGACCGATGTCGGCGACGTCAGCTGGGTCGTACCGACGACGGGGCTGTCGACGGCCACCTGGGTGCCGGGGACCTCGGCCCACAGTTGGCAGGCGGTCGCGGCCGGCGGCACGGATATCGGGACGAAGGGGATGATCGTCGCGGCGAAGACGCTCGCCCTGACGACGATCGAACTCTTTCAGTCACCCGACGTGATCGCCGCCGCGTGGGAGGAACTCCGGGCGCACCGCGGCGCGGACTTCGAGTATTCCGCACTGCTGGGCGACCGCCCGCCGCCCCTCGACTACCGCCGGTAG
- a CDS encoding DUF126 domain-containing protein has protein sequence MSDRPAAPSGFGPLTGRALVAGAAEGAVLYSSEPLSFWGGYDAETGEIIDRRHPLAGEVGAGRILAIPATRGSSTTTAVLLEAIRRGTAPSALLTRGPDTFLALAAIVAAQLYDRAPPVIALAAEDFEILRRMSRARVEPAGTVRVR, from the coding sequence GTGAGCGATCGACCCGCCGCCCCGTCGGGCTTCGGTCCGCTGACCGGCAGAGCGCTCGTCGCGGGCGCCGCGGAAGGCGCCGTCCTGTACTCCTCCGAACCGCTCAGCTTCTGGGGCGGCTACGACGCGGAGACCGGAGAGATCATCGACCGGCGCCATCCGCTGGCCGGCGAGGTCGGCGCCGGCCGCATCCTCGCCATCCCGGCGACCCGCGGCTCCAGCACGACGACCGCCGTCCTCCTCGAGGCCATCCGGCGCGGCACGGCCCCGTCGGCGCTCCTGACCCGCGGGCCCGACACCTTCCTCGCGCTCGCCGCCATCGTCGCCGCTCAGCTCTACGACCGCGCTCCGCCCGTCATCGCTCTCGCCGCGGAGGACTTCGAGATCCTGCGCCGGATGTCCCGCGCCCGGGTCGAGCCCGCGGGTACGGTGCGGGTCCGCTGA
- a CDS encoding DoxX family protein, whose translation MANNGNAGKAVKVASILLALLFLLNGGMKVAGMMVDQFALWGYPAWFQYLIGVVEALAGVGFLLGRMRFMAAVVVVPIMAGAIYTLVRAGTVPQAAVPTVALLLALFVAKKSR comes from the coding sequence GTGGCGAACAACGGAAACGCAGGCAAGGCCGTCAAGGTGGCGTCGATTCTGCTGGCGCTGCTCTTCCTTCTGAACGGCGGGATGAAGGTCGCCGGGATGATGGTCGACCAGTTTGCGCTGTGGGGCTACCCGGCGTGGTTCCAGTACCTGATCGGCGTCGTGGAGGCGCTGGCGGGAGTCGGCTTCCTGCTCGGCAGGATGCGGTTCATGGCGGCGGTCGTTGTGGTGCCGATCATGGCCGGCGCGATCTACACGCTCGTGCGGGCGGGCACGGTGCCCCAGGCCGCGGTTCCGACCGTGGCTCTGCTGCTCGCGCTCTTCGTGGCGAAGAAGTCGCGCTAG
- a CDS encoding amidohydrolase family protein: protein MRSDRFERMDDNMLSPTPRRHAGRALPAVLTAAGLLAGTAAARPAAAQSYDLVIRGGTLVDGSGGPPRAGDVAIDGDRIAAVGDLGAATAGRVIDANGLHIFPGFIDTHSHAMPALLRDELRTARPLLAQGITTIFANPDGGGTVDLADQRARIRAPGVGVNVGQLIGHGSVRRAVLGMQAREATPEELDRMRTFVRDGMDGGAFGLSSGLYYSPGSYAPTGEVVELAKIAAGYGAVYQSHIRDESDYSIGLLGAVDEVIEISRGSGITGVVTHVKALGPRVWGESAEVVRRIEAARAEGLPVYADQYPYGASGTSIIGALVPRWALAGEGGDLYERIEDPGERARLVPEMWENLDRRGGADRLMLQGGPHGGRTLADVAEERGVDAIETALALLVEARGGGGGTGLTSFNMNDEDIERFMAQPWMMTASDGSLWVPGEGHPHPRGFGAFPRRIRKYVMEEGVTTLEQAIHAMTALPARVYGIEGRGVLRTGAVADVIVVDLERFRDTAEYDDPHGLAEGVEYSLVNGTLAIDGGRFTDALAGEALVKAR from the coding sequence GTGCGATCCGACAGATTCGAGCGCATGGACGACAACATGCTTTCCCCAACCCCGCGCCGCCACGCCGGACGGGCGCTCCCGGCCGTCCTCACCGCGGCGGGCCTGCTTGCGGGGACGGCCGCCGCCCGGCCCGCCGCAGCCCAGAGTTACGACCTCGTCATCCGCGGCGGCACCCTCGTGGACGGTTCGGGTGGGCCGCCGCGCGCCGGCGACGTCGCGATCGACGGGGACCGGATCGCGGCCGTGGGCGACTTGGGCGCGGCCACCGCCGGCCGGGTCATTGACGCGAACGGCCTGCACATCTTCCCCGGCTTCATCGACACGCATTCCCACGCCATGCCGGCGCTGCTGCGCGACGAACTGCGGACGGCGCGCCCCCTCCTCGCGCAGGGGATCACGACGATCTTCGCGAACCCCGATGGCGGCGGCACCGTCGACCTCGCCGACCAGCGGGCGCGGATTCGGGCCCCCGGCGTCGGGGTGAACGTGGGGCAACTCATCGGGCACGGGAGCGTCCGCCGCGCGGTGCTCGGGATGCAGGCGCGCGAGGCCACGCCCGAGGAACTCGACCGCATGCGGACTTTCGTGCGCGACGGGATGGACGGGGGCGCCTTCGGGCTCTCCTCCGGCCTCTACTATTCGCCGGGGTCGTACGCCCCCACCGGCGAGGTCGTCGAACTCGCGAAGATCGCGGCCGGGTACGGAGCCGTGTACCAGAGCCACATCCGCGACGAGTCGGACTATTCGATCGGCCTGCTCGGGGCCGTCGACGAGGTCATCGAGATCTCGCGGGGCTCCGGCATCACCGGCGTCGTCACTCACGTCAAGGCGCTCGGTCCCCGGGTATGGGGCGAGTCCGCCGAGGTCGTCCGCCGCATCGAGGCCGCCCGGGCGGAAGGTCTCCCGGTCTACGCGGACCAGTATCCCTACGGGGCCTCCGGCACGAGCATTATCGGAGCCCTGGTCCCCCGCTGGGCGCTCGCCGGCGAGGGCGGCGACCTGTACGAGCGCATCGAGGATCCCGGTGAACGCGCCCGGCTCGTGCCGGAGATGTGGGAGAACCTCGACCGCCGGGGCGGCGCCGACCGGCTCATGCTCCAGGGCGGCCCCCACGGGGGCCGGACGTTGGCCGATGTCGCGGAGGAGCGCGGGGTGGACGCGATCGAGACCGCGCTCGCCCTGCTCGTGGAGGCGCGCGGAGGCGGCGGAGGCACCGGCCTGACCTCCTTCAACATGAACGACGAGGACATCGAGCGCTTCATGGCGCAGCCCTGGATGATGACCGCGTCCGACGGTTCGCTCTGGGTGCCGGGCGAAGGACACCCTCACCCGCGCGGCTTCGGCGCCTTCCCGCGGCGGATCCGCAAGTACGTGATGGAGGAAGGCGTCACCACGCTCGAACAGGCGATTCACGCCATGACTGCGCTCCCGGCCCGCGTGTACGGGATCGAAGGTCGCGGCGTGCTCCGAACAGGCGCGGTCGCCGATGTCATCGTCGTGGACCTCGAGCGGTTCCGCGACACCGCCGAATACGACGACCCGCACGGTCTCGCCGAGGGGGTCGAGTACTCCCTCGTCAATGGTACGCTCGCGATCGACGGGGGCCGCTTCACGGACGCCCTCGCAGGCGAAGCGCTCGTCAAGGCACGATAA
- a CDS encoding DUF1295 domain-containing protein codes for MPDINLIAHPLRGTAFGTALDLCLILAALVWLLGVVTREFSWIDRLWSICPGAYCLIVAFGTNFASPRVNLMTFLVVLWGARLTFNFARKGGYQPGGEDYRWAIVREKAGPVGIQVLNLTFISFGQMLLIWWFTSPVHQAAVWSETPLGWLDLLTAAVFLVLFVGEAVADEQMWRFQQDKKRRIAAREDVAQPFMTSGLFRYCRHPNFFCELGMWWVFYLFAVSASGQWLHWTGLGFILLTALLIPSMRLTETISASKYPGYRDYQATTPALIPRPVSKA; via the coding sequence ATGCCCGACATCAATCTCATCGCTCACCCGCTGAGGGGTACGGCCTTCGGCACGGCGCTCGACCTGTGCCTGATCCTCGCCGCGCTGGTCTGGCTCCTGGGCGTCGTCACCCGCGAGTTCTCGTGGATCGACCGCCTGTGGTCGATATGCCCGGGCGCGTACTGCCTCATCGTGGCCTTCGGGACGAACTTCGCGTCGCCCCGCGTGAACCTCATGACGTTCCTCGTCGTGCTCTGGGGCGCGCGTCTGACCTTCAACTTCGCGCGCAAGGGCGGATACCAGCCGGGCGGCGAGGACTACCGCTGGGCCATCGTCCGGGAGAAGGCGGGGCCGGTGGGCATACAGGTCCTCAACCTCACGTTCATCAGCTTCGGGCAGATGCTGCTGATCTGGTGGTTCACCTCCCCGGTGCACCAGGCTGCGGTGTGGAGCGAGACGCCGCTCGGATGGCTGGATCTCCTGACCGCCGCGGTGTTCCTCGTGCTCTTCGTCGGCGAGGCCGTGGCCGACGAGCAGATGTGGCGCTTTCAGCAGGACAAGAAGCGGCGGATCGCGGCCAGAGAAGATGTGGCGCAGCCGTTCATGACTTCCGGATTGTTCCGCTATTGCCGCCATCCCAACTTCTTCTGCGAATTGGGCATGTGGTGGGTGTTCTACCTGTTCGCCGTCTCCGCCTCGGGTCAATGGCTCCACTGGACGGGCCTCGGCTTCATCCTGCTCACCGCGCTGTTAATTCCGTCGATGCGCCTCACCGAAACGATCTCCGCGTCGAAATACCCCGGATACCGCGACTACCAGGCCACCACGCCGGCGCTGATCCCCCGACCTGTGTCCAAGGCCTGA
- a CDS encoding aspartate/glutamate racemase family protein yields the protein MIENRLQTAGETMRIVYFLPGPMSRGPLGPPELVRREAFLNAAAFGGTEVEVRETDDGPASVESSAEEYLSVPGILHAAPRLEAEGFDAMIIGCFGDPGLAPARELVGFPVIGPGQAGALAAAQMGQRFAIITVVDEVVPAIRRQMRGYGLEGLVADIRAVDVPVLELRQRADQVLETLETEAHAALRAGADTLVLGCMTMGFLDVARKLSERLGVPVINPVLAALKAAESFAATGLRPSPRAYPPPRKEISPAPV from the coding sequence ATGATCGAGAACCGGCTCCAGACGGCAGGCGAGACCATGCGCATAGTCTATTTCCTTCCCGGTCCCATGTCCCGCGGTCCCCTCGGGCCGCCGGAACTCGTCCGGCGCGAAGCCTTTCTCAACGCCGCAGCCTTCGGGGGCACCGAGGTCGAGGTTCGGGAGACGGACGACGGCCCTGCATCGGTCGAGTCTTCCGCAGAAGAATATCTCTCCGTCCCCGGCATTCTGCACGCCGCGCCGCGTCTCGAGGCGGAGGGGTTCGACGCCATGATCATCGGGTGTTTCGGCGACCCCGGCCTCGCGCCGGCCCGTGAACTCGTAGGCTTCCCCGTCATCGGCCCGGGCCAGGCTGGAGCGCTCGCCGCGGCGCAGATGGGGCAACGCTTCGCGATCATCACGGTCGTGGACGAAGTCGTGCCCGCGATTCGCCGCCAGATGCGGGGGTACGGGCTCGAAGGACTGGTGGCGGACATCCGGGCGGTCGACGTACCGGTGCTCGAACTTCGGCAGCGTGCGGATCAGGTGCTCGAGACGCTCGAGACGGAGGCCCACGCGGCGCTGCGCGCCGGCGCGGACACGCTCGTGCTGGGCTGCATGACGATGGGATTCCTCGACGTGGCCCGGAAGCTTTCCGAGCGCCTCGGCGTGCCCGTCATCAACCCCGTCCTCGCGGCGCTAAAGGCGGCGGAGTCGTTCGCCGCCACCGGCCTCCGGCCGTCCCCGCGCGCCTATCCCCCGCCCCGCAAGGAGATCTCGCCCGCCCCCGTCTAG
- a CDS encoding 6-bladed beta-propeller, whose amino-acid sequence MRRSHSHTVHAVLAPVLLSAAACGGDGGSAARGLDSPDVTISPATDTLFAVGVLDGAEWEMFGRVADVAFDADGTLFILDSDAGHVVVIDPAGAFVRTIANKGEGPGELRFPASLIVFGNGRIGVRDMGNRGIALFDREGEFLEDVGIDPEGAVPSGRLRALPDHSLIAPARRMSFSPEGIMDREEGRPITRFRLDGSTDPFHEAWAPPPRETRTDEAEAGNIRIQMEAGEAFPLPLALGVLSDGRVAIADSVGYRIKLLDAAGGRLSTLERPVPPVAVTPAIEAAERERRLASLESGGSGGGGGIMTLSITAAAGSSGGGNPMDSEGMQEALRRIREDQIRDLRFPEEMPVITNLAVDWSDRIWVQRSALPGETGTIDILSADGRYFGSLPTDGLRIPRAFGPGGLLAYVERDDLDIQRVLVVRLMADEQLEGAR is encoded by the coding sequence ATGCGCCGCTCGCACAGCCATACCGTCCACGCCGTACTCGCCCCGGTTCTTCTGTCGGCCGCAGCCTGCGGTGGAGACGGGGGATCCGCGGCCCGCGGGCTCGACAGTCCCGACGTCACGATCTCTCCCGCGACGGACACGCTCTTCGCCGTCGGCGTACTGGACGGGGCGGAATGGGAAATGTTCGGCCGGGTCGCGGATGTCGCGTTCGACGCGGATGGCACTCTCTTCATCCTCGACAGCGACGCCGGACACGTGGTCGTGATCGATCCCGCGGGAGCATTCGTCCGCACCATCGCCAACAAGGGAGAAGGACCCGGCGAGCTCCGCTTCCCAGCCAGCCTCATCGTGTTTGGCAACGGACGGATCGGTGTGCGCGACATGGGAAACCGGGGCATCGCGCTCTTCGACCGCGAGGGAGAGTTTCTCGAGGACGTCGGGATCGATCCGGAGGGTGCCGTCCCCTCTGGACGACTCCGCGCCCTGCCCGATCACAGCCTCATCGCGCCGGCCCGCCGGATGAGCTTCTCGCCGGAGGGGATCATGGACCGGGAAGAGGGCCGTCCGATCACGCGCTTCCGGCTCGACGGAAGCACGGACCCGTTTCATGAGGCCTGGGCGCCTCCGCCGCGCGAAACCCGAACCGACGAAGCGGAGGCGGGGAACATCCGTATACAGATGGAGGCCGGAGAGGCCTTTCCGCTGCCGCTGGCGCTGGGCGTGCTCAGTGACGGCCGCGTCGCGATCGCCGACTCGGTCGGCTACCGCATCAAGCTGCTCGATGCGGCGGGGGGCCGCCTGTCGACCCTTGAGCGCCCGGTGCCGCCGGTGGCCGTGACGCCCGCGATCGAGGCGGCCGAACGCGAACGTCGTCTCGCAAGCCTCGAGTCCGGTGGAAGCGGTGGAGGCGGCGGCATCATGACCTTGAGCATCACCGCAGCGGCCGGATCGAGCGGCGGTGGGAACCCCATGGATTCGGAGGGTATGCAGGAGGCCTTGCGCCGGATCCGCGAGGATCAGATCCGGGATCTGAGGTTCCCGGAGGAGATGCCGGTGATCACGAATCTTGCCGTGGACTGGAGCGACCGCATCTGGGTGCAGCGCTCCGCCCTCCCCGGCGAGACCGGTACGATCGACATCCTGAGCGCCGACGGGCGGTACTTCGGCTCGCTCCCCACCGACGGCCTGAGAATCCCCAGAGCCTTCGGCCCGGGTGGCCTGCTCGCCTACGTGGAGCGCGACGACCTCGACATCCAGCGCGTCCTGGTGGTCCGGCTCATGGCGGACGAACAACTGGAGGGCGCTCGATAG
- a CDS encoding aconitase X catalytic domain-containing protein, translating to MTSVRLDERDLAFLAGDEGEGARLAMSILARMADVIGARELLDITAAHIDSSLYQGPATLEFAERLADGGARVRVRTTLNVSGVDEHGWREWDVDESWAEPARRQMEAYEAMGCEPTWTCAPYQTQARPGIGEQVAWGESSAIVFANSVLGARTERYPDLLDICCAVTGRAPAAGLHLTGNRAGQVLVDLSRVPRRLADEPSLYPVLGHWVGLRVEGRIPVLDGLRARPGEDDLKALGAAMASSGAVGLFHWVGLTPEAPDRGAAFQAREPATRLRPGPTELREARDELGSGLSDADGLDLVVLGSPHFSLSEFAALARLVDDRRLHPGVRLLITTGRAVRALAREAGYLDAIESFGGELTVDTCILTTPMLPASIRRLMTNSAKYAWYTPGLLERAVAFGSLADCVESAVAGRVTRDDGAWTAEP from the coding sequence GTGACGAGCGTTCGTCTGGACGAGCGGGATCTTGCGTTCCTGGCGGGAGATGAGGGGGAGGGGGCCCGGCTCGCGATGTCGATCCTCGCGCGCATGGCCGACGTGATCGGGGCGCGGGAACTGCTCGACATCACGGCGGCGCATATCGACTCGTCGCTCTATCAGGGACCCGCGACGCTCGAGTTCGCGGAACGGCTGGCCGATGGCGGTGCGCGGGTGCGGGTGCGGACGACGCTCAACGTGTCGGGCGTGGACGAACACGGCTGGCGCGAGTGGGACGTGGACGAATCATGGGCGGAACCGGCGCGGCGCCAGATGGAGGCGTACGAGGCGATGGGTTGCGAGCCCACCTGGACGTGCGCGCCGTACCAGACGCAGGCGCGTCCGGGGATCGGAGAGCAGGTCGCGTGGGGCGAGTCGAGCGCGATCGTGTTCGCGAACTCGGTGCTGGGCGCGCGCACCGAGCGCTATCCTGACCTGCTGGACATCTGCTGCGCGGTCACGGGACGGGCCCCCGCCGCCGGGCTTCATCTGACCGGGAATCGCGCGGGGCAGGTGCTCGTCGATCTCTCCCGCGTCCCGCGGCGGCTCGCGGATGAACCCTCCCTGTATCCGGTGCTGGGACACTGGGTCGGGCTGCGCGTGGAGGGGCGGATCCCGGTGCTCGACGGGCTCCGGGCACGGCCGGGGGAGGACGACCTCAAGGCGCTCGGGGCCGCCATGGCTTCCTCGGGCGCCGTGGGCCTGTTCCACTGGGTCGGCCTCACGCCCGAGGCGCCCGATCGGGGCGCGGCGTTTCAGGCGAGGGAACCGGCGACTCGGCTGCGTCCGGGCCCGACCGAGTTGCGGGAGGCGCGGGACGAACTCGGCTCGGGGCTGTCCGACGCCGACGGCCTTGACCTCGTCGTGCTGGGGAGCCCGCACTTCTCGCTGTCGGAGTTCGCGGCCCTGGCGCGGCTCGTCGACGACCGGCGGCTCCACCCCGGGGTGCGCCTGCTGATCACCACGGGCCGCGCCGTGCGCGCGCTCGCGCGGGAGGCCGGATACCTCGACGCGATCGAATCGTTTGGAGGGGAGCTGACCGTCGACACCTGCATCCTGACGACGCCCATGCTGCCGGCGAGCATCCGGCGGCTCATGACCAACTCCGCCAAGTACGCCTGGTATACGCCGGGCCTGCTCGAGCGCGCCGTCGCCTTCGGGAGCCTGGCCGACTGCGTGGAGTCGGCCGTCGCCGGCCGCGTCACGCGCGACGACGGCGCGTGGACCGCCGAGCCGTGA
- a CDS encoding CapA family protein produces the protein MRRYRFPLSLSLPLAGFAAAVFFAAGVSLAKPVALEAQAFEDARGDMSIALAGDAIISRKMSPYREPEFLALRDIIQSATTAFVNLEILFHDYEDDVIPAAASGGTYMRAEPEIAHELAWFGFDMVSLANNHTMDFGAGGARRTVAAAEAAGLAVAGFGENLARARAPAYVDTPGGRVALISIASTFADAMRAGHQRPDVRGRPGLSPIRYERHVTVSADQMAGLRDALSVAGRNGGSGSTLNFGGMTFVVGDKPDVKTVPHTGDLAEIIEVVKEAQRQAEWVIVTSHSHEGADRREVPADFLVDVARATVDAGADMFVGHGPHILRAVEMYRGKPIFYSLANFAMQNETIEFQPQDNYEAQGLGYQDLPGRFQDVRIERAGASSFPAGKGFWESVVPVVEYEGGKLKEVQLHPITMGWQLPRPVRGRPMMADDAHGQEILEGLAKLSAEFGTTMTIENGVGVIRP, from the coding sequence ATGCGCCGGTATCGTTTTCCGCTCTCGCTCTCCCTCCCGCTGGCCGGGTTCGCGGCCGCCGTCTTCTTCGCGGCCGGAGTCTCCCTCGCGAAACCCGTCGCACTCGAAGCGCAGGCGTTCGAGGACGCGCGCGGGGACATGTCCATCGCCCTCGCGGGCGACGCGATCATCTCCCGGAAGATGTCTCCGTACCGGGAGCCCGAGTTTCTCGCGCTGCGCGACATCATCCAGAGTGCGACCACCGCGTTCGTGAACCTCGAGATCCTGTTCCACGACTACGAGGACGACGTGATCCCGGCGGCGGCGAGCGGCGGCACCTACATGCGGGCGGAGCCGGAAATCGCGCACGAACTCGCCTGGTTCGGGTTCGACATGGTGAGCCTCGCGAACAACCACACGATGGACTTCGGCGCCGGCGGGGCGAGGCGCACCGTGGCGGCGGCCGAGGCGGCGGGACTCGCCGTCGCCGGCTTCGGCGAGAACCTCGCGCGGGCGAGGGCCCCGGCCTACGTGGACACGCCCGGCGGCCGGGTCGCGCTGATTTCGATCGCCTCGACCTTCGCCGACGCGATGCGGGCCGGCCACCAGCGGCCGGACGTGCGGGGGCGGCCGGGGCTGAGCCCGATCCGGTACGAGCGGCACGTGACCGTGAGCGCCGATCAAATGGCGGGCCTCCGCGACGCGCTCTCTGTGGCGGGACGGAACGGCGGTTCCGGCTCGACGCTGAACTTCGGCGGCATGACGTTTGTGGTGGGCGACAAGCCGGACGTGAAGACGGTGCCGCACACCGGGGACCTGGCGGAGATCATCGAAGTCGTGAAGGAGGCGCAGCGTCAGGCCGAGTGGGTCATCGTCACGAGCCACTCGCACGAAGGCGCGGACCGCCGCGAGGTGCCGGCGGACTTCCTCGTCGACGTCGCCCGGGCGACCGTCGACGCCGGCGCGGACATGTTCGTGGGCCACGGCCCCCACATCCTGCGGGCGGTCGAGATGTACCGGGGAAAGCCGATCTTCTACTCGCTGGCGAACTTCGCCATGCAGAACGAGACGATCGAGTTCCAGCCGCAGGACAACTACGAGGCCCAGGGGCTGGGGTACCAGGACCTTCCGGGCCGGTTCCAGGATGTGCGGATCGAGCGGGCCGGCGCCTCATCCTTCCCGGCGGGGAAGGGGTTCTGGGAGAGCGTCGTCCCCGTCGTGGAGTACGAGGGCGGGAAGCTGAAGGAGGTCCAGCTCCACCCGATCACCATGGGCTGGCAGTTGCCGCGGCCGGTGCGGGGGCGGCCGATGATGGCCGACGACGCGCACGGGCAGGAGATCCTCGAGGGTCTCGCGAAGCTCTCCGCCGAGTTCGGGACGACGATGACGATCGAGAACGGCGTCGGCGTCATCCGACCCTGA